TAAGAGGCCATTCTGTCTATGCTGTCAGCTCCCAGTATAGGTAAACAATTTTGAAAGTCAGTGATAATATTTATTCCCCTTTGGCTTATCAACAAATCAATGCTTCAAATTATGATGTTCTGTTTTTTCATGCTTCTGAAATGGATATATCCCCCCAAAAGTAATAGGCCTGGTTAATAAATGTCAAATACAATAGTAgttaaaattttctgttaaaaCAGTGTTTTGGACAAAAGTGTGAACAGTTTTTTGGGGGAGGAAAGCCTTTAAGGAAATTATTTGCTGACTTGGaatactgtctttttaaaatatttatcttaattatagcctttttttttttcccctttcagaaAAAGCCTGTGCAGAAGCTGGGTCAGCAAGAATGTCACTTCTTATATTGGTGTCCATTTTCTTATCTGCAGCTTTTGTTATGTTTTTGGTATATAAAAATTTTCCTCAGCTTAGTGAGTAAGTAtacagaaagaaactgaaaaatgccTAGACATTTAtcaataaaaatggattaaaagttAAACTAATCTTAAGCAACAGAACTGTCATGGTGATTGTATATCAGCTCTCGTGGTTTGTAGCAAGTCCATATTGACACTGCTATTTAAACACTCCTTTCCAAATTTGCCTCTTGATTTTATCTACGGGGGTTTCCTAGCACTGCTCCTCTAGTTAAAGCCTCATTTTTCAAAtggctttcaaatttttttaaaaaaatagaaccacaTTAAGAAATACGTTTTTATATCATGATCGTGCATGCATGTGcctgtcccctctcccctgctcacttgcatacatctatacatataaaattaagttaaagTTTCATGCAACAGGtcttgttttctgatattttctaaattattctatttaatttattttttaatgccagTAGTGACGAAgcaaacttcttttaaaattcatgaaagaTACTGACCTGCGGTTTGAAAACCATTGAtgctcttctctgccttcctccccttttccatccatgttttctccttccttcttgtggTCAGTTTCTGTCTGCTTCTACTCATCCATTTCCATCCCCACCACATCTGTCTCTCctagctctttttcttttccctgtgttATGAAAATGATATGGTCTGAATAGGTAGTTTTCACAGTGAAATGGACTTTGTATAAACCTTGTATATCTTATCTACTACATGTCCAGAATTTCTTAGCCAAAACCTTGGGGTGAAATGTGTTTCAGAAtttagaatttttccattttggaaagaCTACATGGAGTAAGTGTTATGTAGTACCTCCAGCAAGATCTGGGGCAGCATCCTgtaattaaatacattaatatttttgcaTAGAAATGGGCATCATAAAAGACTATATGAATAATTATGTAAGTGTGGGTCAACTTTTGCTGACAGAGTATGAAGAACTTTTGGTTTTCAGAGGTTTTTGAATTTTAGGGAAGAGATTATGGACCTGAAACATACTTTAAGAAGGCAAAATATCCCagggctgtttatttttttttattatttttatttttttcccagggCTGTTTAAACAGTAATACCACCCTTGTGTAATCATAGATTACGCGAAGGACTACTAAAATGTAGTTAGATTTTCAACACAGGGCCAGACTGGTGTGGTAATGGGTAACTGTGAAATGTGATTTCAAGGTGTTCGGAAGTTCCTGTTTTCCTCTTAACTTCCTTTTATTAACAATTCCTTATGCTTGAAATTTTAtagttaaacttatttttattttagtacttTGATTTCTTACATCAGTGTAAATGCCTTTGGGAGGCTAACATGTTCTATTGATAGGTTAATATTAGTATGATTGAATTTTAGATCCTTTCTGGTTTTGATCAAGGAGGAGGAAGTAAAGAACTGACTGAAAGAGGGCAAGAATATAGAGTATAGATTGAGATTGTCTTTGCTCTCAGTCTGCTCTAAGAATGATAACATGATTTGTATATAAGTATGCTATTATAAACCTGTTATGTTCTgcttatttctgtgtgtgtgcggGTGCATACATATGTGCACACCCCTATAAtgagttttttagtttttaaatttaaaaatgagaaaacacattttagtTTACCTGCTATCTTTATAGAACATAGGCAGCAGTCTGTCATTGTTCTGCAAGATCAGTTGAATTTTATCAGGTAAACAAATGGGCACAATATACATTAAACAGAGAGGTAAATTATCTGAGGCTGTTATAAGCAAGAAATCATTCAGTTccaaatataaagtaaaattaatagaaaaggaaaaatgtttctgtttttatcttaacTTTGAGCTGGGATATTCCAGAAAAGATGTGAACTGTAAATCAccaaaaattttacttaattttagttttaattaattattgaCCTTAGGTTATCATGAGGATTACCCAAAATGatgttaaatatgttttaaatatgctAATATCAGTAGTTCACTTCTTAATTCAAAATTTATACCAGTGTTGGAGCAAATGCTTTTAACCTAATTTAGTTTGGGTCATCCTGAACTTTCATATATAGATTGTAGGTCTCATGAAATCAtaataaagcattaaaaacaaataatttatagACTTTTGAACTTAAAACTTACAAATTTATGGTTAATATTCAAGCATCAAATCATTTTGGATAAAACTTCATGTTTTGAACTTTGATTTTGATATTAATTATCTTGGCaaatttctgctttaaaatttttcactttaattttatttctttagagaagaAAGAGTGAATATGAAGGTTCCCAGAGATATGGATGATGCCAAGGCTCTAGGAAAAGTTTTATCCAAATATAAGGACACCTTTTATGTACAAGTACTTGTAGCTTATTTTGCTACatatattttgtatccttttaactgaaaaaaaaagttttctagttttattcaagaaagaagttttaaaagtacTGTTTAGTTATgcataacttttttcttttaaaaattgttaatgcagtgtaatatttaataaaatatagaaaaattaaaatgggaaacaTTCTCACCTTAAACCTATCTCAACTCAGttattatttctgaatatttattacCAGTTCTTCTGTattctgcttatttcacttataaacattttcctttcctctgtattattcaagataattattttatttatctctttaattTATGATTGTATTAGTTAATTGATTAATTTAGTTTAGTTATTTTGAATTAATAGTCACCacagcataatttaaaaaaatgttcccttAGGTTTGAagatataatttgtatttaattttttacttttctacttGTCATGTTATGAATCTTCttgttcatgatttttttcttccatttaatgATTTCTTGTAAAAAGATCTTAAGAGGATAATTAGTCAATTAAAAggatatgaatttttaaaataattattggtaTGTATTCgttttatagaaatatatgttGTATTAACTAGTCAGGAAAATAGCTTTAGCTTtattcctgcatattttcaaacgGCTTATGCTACTGGTGATTAATCTTCTAATTTATGGGCTTAAACTTTAATCcgattttttgtattttttattttaatccagcTTATTTTCAAATCTTCTCAGTTAATGAAAGACATTttcggggtgactgggtggctcagtcagttaagtgtctgccttcagctcaggtcatgatcccagggttctgggatcgagccccatgttgggctcctggctcagcggagagctgcttctccctctccctctgccactccccctgcttgtgccctcccccggtcaaataaataaaatcttaaaaaaaaattatctcttgaTTTTGTAAAGGTAATCATTATCCCTTTTAaaccaccatttttatttttattaaagattatttatttgagagagcgctcatggggggggagcagagggagagaggtagagaatctcttaagcagactccctgctgagtgcagagccaggtgcagggcttgatctcatgaccctgagatcatgacctgagctgaaatccagtcAAAGgcttaactgagctacccaggcatcgcCCCAaccagcatttatttatttatttatttatttatttatttatttatttatttttaagattttatttatttatttgacagagagatagagaaagagcacaagtaggcagagaggcaggtagagggagagggagaagcaggctccccgccgagcagggagcccgatgcggggctcgatcccaggaccctgggatcacaacctgagccgaaggcagacgcttaaccgactgagccaccaggtgccccaaccagcatttatttttaaaagttaaattagtTACTTTGTGAATTctctcaaactattttttttttcttttttctctcaaactatttctattttggcttcctcttttatttcctgaattGCTTTTGGTTATTGGACTTCTCAATTAAAACTTTTTCTCCTAAAATTcagtagcattttcttttcttggatttATATTAGATTAGATGCTATAtactttaacatatatatatgtttctataTTTGCCTCCTTATACAAATGTTTTGAGTATATACTTAAGCATGCTGGACCAGTTATTCCCAGCATAAGCAATTTGTTACAGGTACATTTACAAAATCTTTTGCTGACGATATAAACATTACTCCTTTATCCATCTAGtgagaatacatttttatttaggtAATGTGCTGTATGTAGGaactttgtcatttatttattgtgagaaaaaaatccaattaggGAAAATTTAGAGAATGAATCATTATTATGCACTTATCTTTCAACAAGTTATTTGGCAGCTATTTGTAaagtaatttaataatatataaacttttaagaaatCCATAACTGCTGCCTTTTCCTACTAATTCTATTTTAGAACCATAGTGTTAGACTTAAAGTTATTTTGCCTTTATACGCTGTAAccatgaattaaaatattttccccaggtAAGATAaaaactttgttcatttttttcatttgactttTATAAGGTTTTTGGGAACAAGGCATATAGTTTCTGTTTACTTTGGAAAGTCATTTTGTTTTGCCCTATTTTGCCTCTCAGCTTTTGAGTTATTAATTATATGCTAAGTAGAAATCTAGTGTTTTTGAGCGTTGAAAAGGAGAACAACTACTAGAGCAATGGGGAATTATGGGTAGAGACGTGGCACAGTTTCATTCTAGTTGGAGTAAGTCTAGAGCAGAGCTTGTAAGCACAGGGCATGGTTAAGAAGTGATCGGGCATCCAGTTTAGTTGGAGTTTAGGGTATGAGAAGGGGAGGATAGAGAAATAAGTTTAGGAGGATAGGCTAGACATTGCACTCTGTAGAGGACTTTGAGTACCAGACCAAGGAATTTAGAATATTCATTTGGTATTGGGTAGTCATTGAGGACTTTAAGTAacttaaaaagtttcttttattatggaaaatttaaaatgtacacaaaagtagagaaaatcatAATGAACTCCTGTGTACCCATCATGCAGCTTCAACAGTTACCAATATTATGCCAGTTTTGTTCTTGTTGGTTACCTTTCTTTGGCTTTGTATTTTTGGccttttgaaaaaaagagaataggtAGAGGACCATATTTAggttgggaaaggaagaaaatatttgcttttatttaggacatgcagaattttaaatattcagttaGAAGGATCCATACCCAATGTTAGTCCATAGGGGACTGGTTGAATAAACCATGGTAAATCTAAACAGTAGAGTGGACTCTGTAGCtattaaaagaatgagaaaggtcTCTCTATGCCATTAAGGCATTATTACCCCCAGGCTATATCCTTAAATGAAAAGAGCAAAGAGCAGAATAGTAAGTTTGTATGCTGTGTTTTATCTATATgagtacacacatacacatgcagatattttgttatttttttttttaaagaaagggtatcttttttttttttttaagattttatttatttattgacagagcgagcgagaaagagagtacaagcagggggagctgcaggcagagggagagggagaagcaggctccccactgagcaaggagcccaatgtggggctctattccaggaccctgggatcacgacctgagccgaaggcagacgcttaaccgactgagccacccaggcaccccgagaaagaGTATCTTTAAAAGCCAATAACACTGTTTACTTatggggagagaatgtgataCAGGGATGGAGGTGAAATTTCTCTAGATGTACTTCATTGCGTAGATTTGACTTTAGAACCAGGTAAATATTCTACATAATTTTgaaaccaattaaatcagaatgaaaaaagaaacaggaaaaaaatcattatttttggcTAGGAGGAAGTGTCAGTAGAGTGGTGCATAGGTAAGTCAGGTTGCAAGGGGACAAGGAAAAAATCTTCTGTGAGGAAGTGAAGATGAGATGCAGTAGCTGCATATAATACCTTGGTCAAGGAAAGCCTAGGTTTTCTTGAGATCATAGGCATCTGAGCAGTTTCCTACAGAAGGGATCCTGTAGAAGAGCAAGAAGCTGAAGATAAAAGAAGCCaggaagaagacagaggagaTTGAGATGAAAACATGATTAAAGTGGGAACTAGATGAAAAGAAGAGTGGGAGAATGAGTGAAGatagaaattttaaagaagggtAGATGTTGAGGGAATTCGCCTAGTCTGACTGACTTGTAAGTTAATCGCGTTAGGGGTTTTAAAAAGGTGCCGGGGTGGGCGGGGCTCCACACCAAAACTGGGAACAAGAGGGAAGTAGTAAACAAcataattctgttttaaaaataagatttgtgatttttactatattttgtaACCCCTATCCTTTTTTAAATCAATAGTGAATTGAAGTAGATGTTTATAAGTTAAATTAGAACAAGTAATTATTAAACCCTATATGTACCTAGATTTCCATGGAAATCATGTTTCCTGAACACATTTAGGAGTAAATGGAATGCATTAGAGAAGCATATTTATAAGATTACTGGAGaccttctttgttctatttttttttttcttttgttcttttcttttgccaAAGTGCCCAGTTCTTTATCTGGTACATGTTGGATATTtgtcttggtttttcttttagtaaCACACTCTTATTAGCATTGTATTTATGATAGTGCTAGCAAATGGTCAGTTTAGAGTTAAAGGCATTATAACTGAGTTGTaggttttttaaacttttagataataattttactttattaatacTGAGATATGGATATAATCTTATTAATATAACGTCTATATTGATGCTTTTTTCCCTGAAATGTTtggtttgtcttttaaaaattccattttattatgttttaatccTTAACTTAGAAGTTAACAGCTTGCAAACATTTGCTATCCCGGGCTCTATATTTCTCAGTATACTCTCAGGGTTTCTTTATCCCTTTCCGCTAGccttatttcttgtttgtttggtaagtatataaaatgaatttgggagaCTAGAAAAAAAGTAGCTTTTGATAGAATGATGAGGGAGAAGGATGGCATCTAGTCCCACCAGTCTATGTAAGCATAAACTCCTTAGTTTTAAGAGGTGATTAATTAAAGTAATATCTTTTAAGTCCTCCCATAAGCAGAtgttatagtttgtttttttcctagaacAGGGGCATCACAGACTTAATTGCATTTATAGGCTCTTTTTAGCCTTTCCTTCCTATTGTGTTTTGTAATTCAAATAGTCCAGGAGTGTCGGTGGGCACAATGAGTTAAgtccagggctgggggtggtATTTTCAAGCATAGCAATTGAAAAAAGAATTGGCTCTTTAAGTTTTATTCTTAGGCTAGATGGTATCCTTAACTATTTGGATATAGTCACTAAGTTTAATCACAAGTGCCAATTAGTTTCAGACAGTCTCATTTTAGTCCTAATTTGGTCTGAGAAAGGACTAGATCAAATGGGTTCTTGTTCTCTGCACAAGAGAGGTCATGCAGAGTATCGTCCCTTAACCCCAAAAGAAATATACTAGGTGAGCTTTTCCTTAAGTGACTATATCCATGTGACTAAGATGGAAAAGTACACAATGCTTATGGCTTCTTGTTGTTTCCTAGTGTTCTGGACTCGGGGCCTCATTCTGCTATATGCTCTCCTATTTAGTTGGGAGGCCAGTTGTATACAAATACCTAACAGAGAAAGCAGTAAAATGGTCACAACAggtaaacatgtatttttaagttatttaacataattctttGGCTAATTGGGAGGTCAGTGTATCAATGTATAGTCCCTATATGAGTTAACCCAGACTCAGAGctttaataaaaatgatctttCGACCTAAGTAAATTAAAGTGGTGGGCAAATAATGAATGTTAATCATTTCAAATATTAAGTTTCTGTACTGTAACAGTAGTTTTAGTTCTTCATTCCTAGTAAGTTCAGTAAGAGCGGAGAAGTCAACGTGTCTGTGAAAGCATTCACATATGTGGACACCCTACCTGTTTTGTGTTGATGCAGCCCAGTCTAGTGGGTCCCTGAAAAACTTACATCAGCCAACTCCTTGAATGCATTTCATCAGTAGAAATGACTGTTCCCTTCAGTCAGGATCTCTACAAAGACAAGTGATGATAAATATAAGCACCACTACACGGAAAGGTCTAATACGGTGTTGCtaagaaaatcttatttttataaagaattagAAGAAACAACCTGTTAATTAAATCCCACAGGAATTGTAGAAATCATTCTGCCTTACCCTTACCCTTTTGCTTTACAGACTAGGAAATGAGAAATTAAGCATTTCACTGCAAATCACCATCATTATTTGTAAAGCAAAATCTAGAAGTATAACCTATAATCAGTGCTTTTATTTAACTGGCTAAATATCTCCATATACTTGTTCAAAATCTCATTTATCTAATGAATGAGTCACTCGTGTAGTGTACATcataataacagaaaaataaagattaaattggAGGCTAGGTTTAGTGATGTGCTATACTAGCCCTTTACATTGTAGGAAGTTAAAGGCATTAAAATATTAGTCACCTGATGTGTATCTTGTATATAGTTTTAAGTTTCATTTTGCTCTTTGTGGTGTAAAGTGTCATTGTTGAGCCATATTAGCTAGGCAGATGTAGAACCATCTTCAGTAGTGTAACATTAAGCTGtaagtacaattaaaaaaaaaactcatctcaTTTAGCTCTGGTAAAGAGCATGTGATAAGTAGTTCATTGTCATTTTCAAGCTCCTTTTTTGATCATTTCTGTTGGATAGATTCTGAACTATCAGGGAAtgagaatttgaaataaatattttatattaagcaACTTATTTTCAGTATTGGCCTTATCTTGATCCTAACTGGTTTCTTTCTTACGACAGGTTGAGCGTCATAGAGAACATCTCATTAACTACATTATATTTTTGAGAATAACACCATTTCTGCCTAATTGGTTTATTAATATTACATCCCCTGTGATAAACGTGccattgaaagttttttttattggCACTTTTCTAGGTAAGTTCACTCTGTGTTAGGACTCGTTGTGTACATACCTAACAGTGTCCGGCTGGGCTGGGTTTCGTGTTCTTTGCACACGTGCCAGCACCATATATAACTcttgggcacagagcctggcatacgTAAATAGATACTCAGAAATGTTTGTTGGATTGTGTTGATTTAAGTATTTTTGTGTTACTTCTGTTAAAGAAGTGTACTTTCTATTGGATATATTTGTAATCATACAGTTTTGAGCAAGACTTTATTTAACTCCATTCTCTCCCTtggtggggagaaaagaaaatcaaggtgCCCTTTTTGAATAATTTACTCCCTTGTCTTTTAATCACATATTGAAATATTGAACTTTAATGTTCAGTAGAAAGTTGATCCTATTTTTATTGACATCAGTATTTATTATGGGCATTACCAAAAGTATGGGGGAAGCAAGGATTAATAAAATGTTCTTGCTTTCAAGTAGCTggcacttaattttaaaattaattagtgGACACAAAGattcatttatacattttgtGAATTCTGATGGTTCTTTAGTAGAgtattctgcttttctttctaatttaatttg
Above is a genomic segment from Halichoerus grypus chromosome 11, mHalGry1.hap1.1, whole genome shotgun sequence containing:
- the TMEM41B gene encoding transmembrane protein 41B encodes the protein MAKGRVSERSQTGALHTTPVGDRAAGTRGVTAQSSGDHLKEKACAEAGSARMSLLILVSIFLSAAFVMFLVYKNFPQLSEEERVNMKVPRDMDDAKALGKVLSKYKDTFYVQVLVAYFATYIFLQTFAIPGSIFLSILSGFLYPFPLALFLVCLCSGLGASFCYMLSYLVGRPVVYKYLTEKAVKWSQQVERHREHLINYIIFLRITPFLPNWFINITSPVINVPLKVFFIGTFLGVAPPSFVAIKAGTTLYQLTTAGEAVSWNSVFVLMILALLSILPAIFQKKLKQKFE